In Isoptericola jiangsuensis, the following proteins share a genomic window:
- a CDS encoding helix-turn-helix transcriptional regulator — translation MRRSSQIPLVARTQEVARFRRAFDDAAAGEPGVLLLGGDAGVGKTRLVNHLAALTQEAGGRAVVAHCLDLGDVGIPYLPFTEALGLLRDGGGVAQTVAERPALARLLDPARTPGTGRDDHAERLPLLDGIAGALASAGRPGAPLVLFVEDLHWADPSTRDVLRFLAARLRSEHLLVVGTYRSDDVDRRHPLRPLVAELHRLERVEHDELATFTPAELREFTTAINDAPLPDAEFAAVLRRSEGNAFFAEELVAAGPAGTLPWTLADILHARLARLPDTVQDLVRLASVGGRQVREDLLLAAAARTPGLEGGTAVEALRDAVEQQVLGVEQANLAFRHALLAEALYLDLLPGERASTHRAYLAALQDDPSLGSPAERAHHALQGHDLPTALEASWDAAASAHDLLAPAEQLRHLEQVLSLWESVPDAAERVGTDRVDVALAAAGAASRHGRAARAAQLARRAAAALDASPRRQASVRVTLARYLMELDESDDAAAECDRALAVLDAPDGPGPSADLAVALAVRGRVELNRDEDEVARGYLERAVAVAHDVDAPEAETDALASLAIIEVDDPDTAARLVLTALERAREVGDLSTEIRCWSNLAMTHFYAGRLDEACDVLGRGLERARETATIRSMHGIWMQQVDAILRYTTGDLRPTELPAGVPAAEATMITAAQQYAAVARGDADVLDRTAALREVWEVDGFVALVAGGCRVDALTWAGRHDEAVEVAAAVVDHLGAIWSTYFLGRIWISALALAALAGGAEESAAADDAPVQTERRRRADALLEVARATAERGRPRGGSLGPEGQAWLCRAEAEHARVVAATGGKQADPVLWETTVSAFGYGYRYEVARARLRWAQALHAAGDVEAGARETLEALAEAERMGARPLAAAAQAWARRARVALPGARRTSSALTEREEEVLALVAKGLSNRQIGERLFISTKTASVHVSNILAKLAVSGRAEAVAVATRRGLLGV, via the coding sequence GTGCGACGTTCGTCCCAGATACCGCTCGTCGCCAGGACCCAGGAGGTCGCCCGGTTCCGTCGTGCGTTCGACGACGCGGCCGCCGGCGAACCGGGCGTCCTCCTGCTGGGCGGTGACGCCGGAGTCGGCAAGACCCGGCTCGTGAACCACCTCGCGGCCCTCACCCAGGAGGCCGGGGGGCGGGCCGTCGTCGCGCACTGCCTGGACCTGGGCGACGTCGGCATCCCGTACCTGCCGTTCACGGAGGCGCTGGGCCTCCTGCGCGACGGTGGTGGCGTCGCGCAGACCGTCGCCGAACGTCCGGCGCTGGCGCGTCTGCTGGACCCGGCCCGGACGCCCGGCACGGGCCGGGACGACCACGCCGAGCGCCTCCCCCTGCTCGACGGCATCGCCGGGGCCCTGGCGTCGGCCGGGAGACCGGGGGCACCGCTGGTGCTGTTCGTGGAGGACCTGCACTGGGCCGACCCGTCCACCCGGGACGTCCTGCGGTTCCTCGCCGCCCGGCTGCGTTCGGAGCACCTGCTGGTCGTGGGCACGTACCGCAGCGACGACGTCGACCGCCGCCACCCGCTGCGCCCTCTCGTCGCCGAACTGCACCGCCTGGAGCGGGTGGAGCACGACGAGCTCGCCACGTTCACGCCCGCCGAGCTGCGGGAGTTCACCACGGCGATCAACGACGCGCCCCTGCCGGACGCGGAGTTCGCCGCGGTGCTGCGCCGGTCCGAGGGCAACGCGTTCTTCGCGGAGGAGCTGGTGGCGGCCGGGCCCGCCGGCACCCTGCCGTGGACGCTGGCCGACATCCTCCACGCCCGCCTCGCACGGCTCCCCGACACCGTGCAGGACCTGGTCCGCCTCGCGTCCGTGGGGGGCCGGCAGGTCCGGGAGGACCTGCTGCTCGCCGCGGCGGCGCGCACGCCCGGGCTGGAGGGCGGCACGGCCGTGGAGGCCTTGCGCGACGCCGTGGAGCAGCAGGTGCTCGGCGTCGAGCAGGCCAACCTCGCGTTCCGGCACGCCCTGCTCGCCGAGGCGCTCTACCTCGACCTGCTGCCGGGTGAGCGCGCGTCGACGCACCGCGCCTACCTCGCGGCGCTCCAGGACGACCCGTCGCTCGGCTCCCCCGCCGAGCGGGCGCACCACGCCCTGCAGGGCCACGACCTGCCCACCGCGCTGGAGGCGTCGTGGGACGCCGCCGCGTCGGCGCACGACCTCCTCGCCCCCGCTGAGCAGCTCCGCCACCTGGAGCAGGTGCTGTCCCTGTGGGAGTCGGTGCCGGACGCCGCCGAACGGGTGGGGACCGACCGGGTGGACGTCGCCCTCGCCGCGGCCGGGGCCGCCTCCCGGCACGGGCGTGCGGCCCGCGCCGCGCAGCTCGCGCGCCGCGCGGCGGCCGCCCTCGACGCGTCGCCACGGCGGCAGGCGTCGGTCCGGGTCACCCTCGCCCGCTACCTCATGGAGCTCGACGAGTCGGACGACGCGGCCGCGGAGTGCGACCGGGCGCTGGCGGTGCTGGACGCCCCGGACGGGCCCGGCCCGTCGGCGGACCTCGCCGTCGCGCTCGCCGTGCGGGGCCGGGTGGAGCTCAACCGCGACGAGGACGAGGTGGCGCGCGGCTACCTGGAGCGGGCGGTCGCGGTCGCGCACGACGTCGACGCCCCGGAGGCCGAGACGGACGCCCTGGCGTCCCTGGCGATCATCGAGGTGGACGACCCGGACACCGCCGCCCGCCTGGTCCTCACCGCGCTGGAGCGCGCCCGCGAGGTGGGCGACCTCAGCACGGAGATCCGCTGCTGGTCGAACCTCGCGATGACGCACTTCTACGCGGGCCGGCTCGACGAGGCGTGCGACGTGCTGGGCCGCGGCCTGGAGCGCGCCCGCGAGACGGCGACGATCCGCAGCATGCACGGCATCTGGATGCAGCAGGTCGACGCGATCCTGCGGTACACGACCGGTGACCTGCGGCCCACCGAGCTGCCCGCGGGGGTGCCGGCCGCGGAGGCCACGATGATCACGGCGGCCCAGCAGTACGCGGCGGTCGCCCGCGGGGACGCCGACGTCCTGGACCGCACGGCCGCGCTGCGCGAGGTGTGGGAGGTCGACGGGTTCGTCGCGCTGGTCGCGGGGGGCTGCCGGGTGGACGCCCTGACGTGGGCGGGTCGCCACGACGAGGCCGTGGAGGTCGCGGCGGCGGTCGTGGACCACCTGGGCGCCATCTGGAGCACGTACTTCCTGGGCCGCATCTGGATCTCGGCGCTCGCCCTGGCGGCGCTGGCGGGCGGCGCGGAGGAGTCCGCGGCGGCCGACGACGCCCCCGTGCAGACGGAGCGGCGGCGGCGCGCCGACGCGCTGCTGGAGGTCGCGCGCGCCACCGCGGAGCGGGGCCGCCCGCGTGGCGGGTCGCTCGGGCCGGAGGGGCAGGCGTGGCTGTGCCGGGCCGAGGCGGAGCACGCGCGGGTCGTCGCCGCGACCGGCGGGAAGCAGGCCGACCCCGTCCTGTGGGAGACCACCGTGTCGGCGTTCGGCTACGGCTACCGCTACGAGGTCGCGCGGGCCCGGCTGCGGTGGGCGCAGGCCCTGCACGCCGCCGGCGACGTCGAGGCGGGCGCCCGCGAGACGCTGGAGGCGCTGGCGGAGGCCGAGCGGATGGGTGCCCGGCCGCTGGCCGCGGCCGCGCAGGCGTGGGCCCGCCGGGCGCGGGTCGCGCTCCCGGGGGCCCGGCGCACGTCGTCCGCGCTCACCGAGCGGGAGGAGGAGGTGCTCGCCCTGGTCGCGAAGGGTCTGTCGAACCGGCAGATCGGCGAGCGGCTGTTCATCTCGACGAAGACGGCGAGCGTGCACGTCTCCAACATCCTCGCGAAGCTCGCGGTGTCCGGGCGGGCCGAGGCGGTCGCGGTGGCGACCCGCCGGGGGCTGCTCGGCGTCTGA
- a CDS encoding CopD family protein, giving the protein MSTPGAVGSVGRGGRARRAARHDVVRRARAVLLLLVAALGLVVASAGGASAHATLRDSDPAPGAVLDVAPEQVTFTFDEAVIGVPAGIRVFDATGAEVPSSAEVEGSRLVVDLDGEVPDGTLVVLWRLVSSDGHPIGGSLSFAVGAPSAVVDVPAADEAPATEAPVLLGVVRGVGYAGLLAGVGVAAFVVLLLPPDAVADRARARLRVVARVAAGVGALGWVAAVPLVALYQLGLPPSAVGDPATWSALAPAELVVPAVVLVGLALAAGALPRSTPPGPARAAVVLAGCALAAAAPALTGHTRAASPQALAVAVDVLHVAAGATWFGGVLALALVLGDLARGDAGAVVVSRFSTLAAGVLAVLVVAGTVLAWRVAGSWDALATTSYGRLLLVKVAVVAVAVGVAAWNRLVLVPRLRGAAPGRDARTGRPPSDLLVRTTRVEAGLLVAVLLVTGFLVDRSPDPEASAAPTAAADGEEVRLDTITGEVTLTPLGVGPATVTITMTDDAGAPAEGYEAPRLALSSGDVDLGEVPVVSLGPGVYSGEVVVPTTGEWDVQVSLRTTEFDNPVRTVTFVVP; this is encoded by the coding sequence GTGAGCACGCCGGGTGCCGTCGGCTCCGTCGGCCGCGGCGGCCGTGCGAGGCGCGCCGCCCGGCACGACGTCGTGCGCCGCGCCCGGGCGGTCCTGCTGCTGCTCGTCGCCGCGCTGGGGCTGGTCGTCGCGTCGGCGGGCGGCGCGTCCGCGCACGCCACGCTCCGGGACAGCGACCCGGCCCCGGGCGCCGTGCTCGACGTCGCGCCCGAGCAGGTCACGTTCACGTTCGACGAGGCCGTCATCGGCGTCCCCGCGGGGATCCGGGTGTTCGACGCCACCGGCGCGGAGGTGCCGTCCTCGGCCGAGGTCGAGGGCTCCCGGCTCGTCGTCGACCTCGACGGGGAGGTCCCGGACGGCACCCTCGTCGTGCTGTGGCGGCTCGTGTCCTCCGACGGGCACCCGATCGGCGGATCCCTCAGCTTCGCGGTCGGCGCGCCCAGCGCGGTGGTGGACGTCCCCGCGGCCGACGAGGCGCCCGCGACCGAGGCACCGGTGCTGCTGGGTGTCGTCCGCGGCGTCGGGTACGCGGGACTCCTCGCGGGCGTCGGCGTCGCGGCGTTCGTCGTGCTGCTGCTGCCGCCGGACGCCGTCGCGGACCGGGCGCGCGCCCGGCTGCGGGTCGTCGCCCGGGTGGCGGCAGGCGTCGGGGCGCTGGGCTGGGTGGCGGCGGTGCCGCTCGTCGCGCTCTACCAGCTGGGCCTGCCGCCCTCCGCCGTCGGCGACCCGGCCACCTGGTCGGCCCTGGCGCCCGCCGAGCTGGTCGTGCCCGCCGTCGTGCTCGTGGGCCTCGCCCTGGCGGCGGGCGCCCTGCCGCGCTCCACCCCACCCGGGCCGGCGCGCGCCGCCGTCGTCCTGGCGGGCTGTGCCCTCGCGGCCGCCGCCCCCGCGCTCACGGGGCACACGCGCGCGGCGTCGCCGCAGGCGCTGGCCGTGGCCGTGGACGTCCTGCACGTCGCGGCGGGCGCGACCTGGTTCGGCGGCGTCCTCGCGCTCGCCCTCGTGCTGGGCGACCTCGCCCGGGGCGACGCCGGGGCCGTCGTCGTGTCGCGCTTCTCGACGCTCGCCGCAGGGGTGCTCGCCGTGCTGGTGGTCGCGGGCACCGTGCTCGCCTGGCGGGTCGCGGGGAGCTGGGACGCGCTCGCCACGACGTCCTACGGGAGGCTCCTGCTGGTCAAGGTGGCCGTCGTGGCGGTCGCCGTCGGTGTCGCCGCGTGGAACCGGCTCGTGCTCGTGCCGCGGCTGCGCGGCGCGGCCCCCGGCCGGGACGCACGGACCGGACGTCCGCCGTCCGACCTCCTGGTCCGCACCACCCGGGTCGAGGCCGGCCTGCTGGTCGCGGTGCTGCTCGTCACCGGGTTCCTCGTGGACCGCAGCCCGGACCCCGAGGCGTCCGCCGCGCCGACGGCCGCCGCCGACGGCGAGGAGGTCCGGCTCGACACGATCACCGGGGAGGTCACGCTGACGCCGCTCGGCGTCGGGCCCGCCACCGTGACGATCACGATGACCGACGACGCCGGGGCGCCCGCCGAGGGGTACGAGGCGCCGCGGCTCGCGCTGTCGTCGGGTGACGTCGACCTGGGCGAGGTCCCGGTCGTCTCCCTCGGTCCCGGCGTCTACTCCGGGGAGGTCGTCGTCCCCACGACGGGGGAGTGGGACGTGCAGGTGTCCCTGCGCACCACCGAGTTCGACAACCCCGTGCGGACGGTGACGTTCGTCGTCCCCTGA
- a CDS encoding YcnI family protein produces MKSTTRRATLAGLAATGLLALAATPALAHVTVTPSTTDAGATTVLRVEVPHGCDGSATTAVAVRLPADLTDVNAAGTARWSVETTADAVTFTTDDPLPDGETAVVELNANLPDTVGATLVLPVVQTCEDGETAWTEVAEDGQDPEELDHPAPVIVVTGAVGAGAEGATDGGDGAEAGAGAEGAGSAGQEGAAGAGDDAEGADGAQAADGAGDVTSDAGAEAAAATTGGGAIGAWVVVGAVGVLVGGVVVARVVRQRRSSSAP; encoded by the coding sequence ATGAAGAGCACCACCCGTCGCGCGACCCTCGCCGGCCTCGCCGCCACCGGGCTCCTCGCCCTGGCCGCCACCCCGGCTCTCGCCCACGTGACCGTCACGCCGTCCACCACCGACGCCGGCGCCACCACCGTGCTGCGCGTCGAGGTCCCCCACGGCTGCGACGGCTCCGCGACCACCGCCGTCGCCGTCCGCCTCCCCGCCGACCTCACCGACGTCAACGCCGCCGGCACCGCCCGCTGGAGCGTCGAGACCACCGCCGACGCCGTCACCTTCACCACCGACGACCCCCTGCCCGACGGCGAGACCGCCGTCGTCGAGCTCAACGCCAACCTCCCCGACACCGTCGGCGCGACCCTCGTGCTGCCCGTCGTGCAGACCTGCGAGGACGGCGAGACCGCGTGGACCGAGGTCGCCGAGGACGGCCAGGACCCGGAGGAGCTCGACCACCCCGCCCCCGTGATCGTCGTGACCGGCGCCGTGGGGGCCGGTGCCGAGGGCGCCACCGACGGCGGCGACGGCGCGGAGGCCGGTGCCGGTGCGGAGGGTGCCGGGTCCGCCGGGCAGGAGGGCGCGGCCGGTGCGGGCGACGACGCCGAGGGTGCTGACGGTGCGCAGGCTGCTGACGGTGCCGGTGACGTGACCTCCGACGCCGGTGCCGAGGCCGCCGCCGCGACGACCGGGGGCGGTGCGATCGGTGCCTGGGTGGTCGTCGGCGCGGTCGGCGTCCTCGTCGGGGGCGTCGTCGTGGCCCGGGTGGTCCGGCAGCGTCGCTCCTCGTCGGCGCCGTGA
- a CDS encoding tautomerase family protein, with protein sequence MPNITVELLRGRTLEQRREFAQAVADSAVEILGARRQDVRMVFSEITPDIVANGGVLASEDSSRAGVVAALADD encoded by the coding sequence ATGCCCAACATCACCGTCGAGCTGCTGCGCGGTCGGACCCTCGAGCAGCGCCGCGAGTTCGCCCAGGCCGTCGCCGACAGCGCCGTCGAGATCCTGGGCGCCCGCCGCCAGGACGTCCGCATGGTCTTCAGCGAGATCACCCCCGACATCGTGGCCAACGGCGGCGTCCTGGCCAGCGAGGACTCCAGCCGCGCCGGCGTCGTCGCGGCGCTCGCCGACGACTGA